AAAGTTAAATACGCCCAGTTCACCCAATTCTAAAGTAAAAAAGCCAAAAACGTTAATCTTTAATGACGATAGAAGAATGATGAAAAATGGTAGAACAAACGAAATAAAAATAAGAATTTTACTTGTTCGGTTAAGTAATAGCTTTTGTAGTTCTAAATTTAAAAGTCGTAGCATTTAAAATTAATTTTGGTTGTTATTGGTCAACTGTAAAAATTGTTCTTCCAAACTTTCTTTACGTTTTACCAAATGGGTTAGTACAATATCTTTTTCAAATAACTGCCTATTCAAATCATCTGCATCCATTGGGTGATTTAAAAAGGCTGTAATTAGATTGTTTTGGACTTTAATTTTTCCAAAATCAGAATTGCTCTCCAAAAATGCAACCAGTTCATCTTGCATATTGGTTTTTAGCTCGAAAAAACCATGGCTGGAAATCATTTCGTCAACTCGACCAGAATATAATTTTTTACCTTTTCTGAGTACAACTACATGCGAACATACTTTTTCAACTTCGTCAAGTAGGTGAGAGGCCAACAAAATGGTTGTGCCATTTGCGGCAATTTGTTTAATAATTTCTCGTATTTGATGTATGCCTTGAGGGTCTAAACCGTTGGTTGGTTCGTCGAGAATTAAAATTTCAGGGTCGTTCAATAACGCTGATGCTATGGCCAAGCGTTGTTTCATGCCCAAAGAGTAGGTACTGAATTTACTGTCTTTTCGTTCTAAAAGGCCAACAGTTTTAAGCTTTTCGTCAATTTTTTCATAAGCTACCCCTTTAATTTTGCAAACTAATTTCAAGTTTTGAACAGCGGTCATGTAAGGGTAAAAGTTGGGACGTTCAATAATGGCGCCAACCTTTTTTAGGGCATCGTGTGTAGAGGTATTGCCACCAAACCAATAAAAATTACCGTGTGTTTTGTTTACCACATTAAGCACAATGCCCAAAGTAGTTGATTTTCCGCTGCCATTTGGGCCTAAAATACCGTAAACATTGCCTTTGTTAATAGTAAATGTTAAGTCTTTTACAGCTGTTAAGTAGCCAAATTTTTTAGTGAGATTGTTAATTGTAAGTATAGGTTCCAAGAGATATCATTTTTTTATGCTAACCAACACATTTAAATACTTTGATTCTAAAAATACGACGACCTTTTTAAGTATTTGTTACAAACCTTTTTAAGAGAATATAAATTTTATGCTACCGAAAAGGAAAGTTTTATTATTTTGGAATTCGAATGGCGAAGTGTTAAGACAAACTTTTGAATAACTTTACAGTATGCAAGATTTAAAAATATCGAAGAAAAAGCCATCGTTTCCAATAACGGCTAAATTAAACGATTACCTATCGGAATATAATAGGAATATAAAGATTCCAATTTTTTATGATGATTTGCTAAGGTTTCAAGGGTCTATTGTCGTCTATGATAAAGACGATAACGATACGCTTTGGATTCGAGTTTATTACAACGATTTTGAACGAGAAGAAATCGAACAGTCCTTAAAAAAAGTATATACCATTTTACACTCCGATGGAAACGAGAATGTTTTGCCATTCTTGAGTGTAGACGCTATTGATTACTGCACCTTTGGAAATTCTAAGCCCTTTAGAATAAAAGTCAGAAATATTTTAAATGATAATTACACCTATTTTTACGTTAAAACAGCTGATGCATCAAGGGTTTATGGGCTAGAATTGGAGCATATGTTGTCGCCTTATAATTTAAACTTTTTGGTTTATAAAGACACCCTAATTGAAGAACATATTGCGGGTATTCCGGGTGACGAGTTTATTAAGGATTTTTTGCCAAAATGTGATAAATCAGAAAAATCACAAATTGCTAAAGAGTTCGTAAAGTTTAATGAACGCTGTATGATTAGGCTTTTGGGCGACATGCGCTCGTACAATTATGTTATTGTACCTACTCACGATTTTGACCATGTGGTTTACAAAATTAGGGCAATAGATTTTGATCAGCAATCATACGAGGGTAAGTTTAATATTTACAGACCTCAATTTTTCAAGGAAAATTTAAAAATGGTTGAATTGGTGTCCGATAGCATGCAAAAACTGTCCATTAACCAGTATAAAACCGAAGAGCGTTCAATTTTGGTAAAGCGTTTAAAAAGTTTCCACGATAGGATAGGCCTGCTCTTGGATTGTATGCAAGAGGATGTAATCTCTAAAGAGACGCATGTAAAACTTTTAAAGATGAAAATTTTTGAATATACGCAAGATGTAAAATTTAAGCGCTGTAAAAATATGGGCGATATTTTGAAGCGTTCTTTAGAGTTCTTAACGAGAAACTATGAAAACGTCAATTTAGAAAAGTTAAGACAGAAATAAGATTTAGTTCCAGTTTTCTTCAAAATCTAAGCTGTCGTAGTCGTCAAGGTCGTAACCGTCATCAAATTCGGCAAAATCATCATCGTCTTCGGTTTCAAAAACACGGTCGGGGGCAGTGTCTGGCACTTGACCTTGAACAAACATGAGGTTGGGATAATCGTGTCCTTCGGTTTCTTCGGCAATTTCGGCTAATTCAACAAAAAAGGTCCACATGCTTAAAAAATCGTAAACATAAATCAGCTTGGTCTGTGCTTCGTGAACAACGCTGTCAAGGGATGTTTCGTTCATCAAGCGTGCAGTATTGTCGTCGCTTAGGTCAAATAACGAAATTTCTTCACCCTGTTCCCATTGGTCGTTGCTAATGTAAAATGAAGCCATTTCGGTACCGTCAAACCCAAACGACTGGGTAATGATGTTGTGCAAATCCTCCAATGTGTCACTTTCTCGAATTTCTAGATCTCGAAAAATGTCTTCATCGGTGTCGTTGTCTAAAATAACTCTAAATCTGTAAATCATAGCTAAAAGTTGCGCTACAAAGGTAGTGTAATTAAATTATTTTGTAAAACGATGGAGTGTGAATGTCGTGGCGCTAAGTAAGAAAAAAGCCCCTACTTGATGCGCTACGCCTAGCCAAACGGGCACTTGTAACAGTATTGTAAGTACGCCCAAAACGAATTGTAGCCCTACCATAACCAAAAGTATATAAACGCTTTTTGATTGGTAATTGGTGAGTTCCATTTTTTTGCTTTTAAAGTAGAGAGCTACTATAAAACCAACAACAAAGAATGCCAAAATTCTATGTACAAACTGCACACCACTTTTACCTTCAATAAAGTTTTTTAACAACGGGTTCTGTTCGGTATAAACAGTTTCGTGAATAAATTTACCTTCACTCATCATAGGCCAATGGTTATGAATAAATCCGGCGTCAAGGCCAGCTACAAATGCCCCATAAATAATTTGGAGCAGTACAATAGCTAATGTTAGCCTTATAAAATTTCGAAATTTTAAATCGACTTGTTTTTTATTTGGAAACATCAAGTCCAATGCCACCCAAAACGTGTAAGCAAAGGTTATAAATGCTGTTGTGAGATGCGCTGCCAGACGATAATGACTAACATCGGGGTTGTCAACTAAACCACTTTTCACCATATACCAACCTAAAAAACCTTGAAAGGCCCCTAGGCTCAATAAAATAATTGCTTTTTTTATGGTGGGTTTTGTAAGTTGTTTGGTGATTAGAAAATAAATAAAAGGTAGTAAAAATACCAGCCCAATAAAACGACCGATAACGCGATGCAGCCACTCCCAAAAGTAAATGTCCTTAAAATCTTCAAGGTTGAAATGGTTGTTGAGTTTTTGGTACTCAGGGTACTGTTTGTACAAATTAAAAGCTTCTTGCCATTCGGTTTCGTTCATTGGCGGAATGGTTCCCGAAATAAGTTTATAGTTGGAAATTGATAACCCCGAATGGGTTAACCGCGTAATGCCGCCAACTACAACCATGATGAAAATAAGTAGGCAGCCCGTTAGTAACCAGTAAATT
This genomic stretch from Flavobacteriaceae bacterium GSB9 harbors:
- a CDS encoding ABC transporter ATP-binding protein — its product is MEPILTINNLTKKFGYLTAVKDLTFTINKGNVYGILGPNGSGKSTTLGIVLNVVNKTHGNFYWFGGNTSTHDALKKVGAIIERPNFYPYMTAVQNLKLVCKIKGVAYEKIDEKLKTVGLLERKDSKFSTYSLGMKQRLAIASALLNDPEILILDEPTNGLDPQGIHQIREIIKQIAANGTTILLASHLLDEVEKVCSHVVVLRKGKKLYSGRVDEMISSHGFFELKTNMQDELVAFLESNSDFGKIKVQNNLITAFLNHPMDADDLNRQLFEKDIVLTHLVKRKESLEEQFLQLTNNNQN
- a CDS encoding plasmid pRiA4b ORF-3 family protein, with the protein product MIYRFRVILDNDTDEDIFRDLEIRESDTLEDLHNIITQSFGFDGTEMASFYISNDQWEQGEEISLFDLSDDNTARLMNETSLDSVVHEAQTKLIYVYDFLSMWTFFVELAEIAEETEGHDYPNLMFVQGQVPDTAPDRVFETEDDDDFAEFDDGYDLDDYDSLDFEENWN
- a CDS encoding COX15/CtaA family protein, which produces MVVVGGITRLTHSGLSISNYKLISGTIPPMNETEWQEAFNLYKQYPEYQKLNNHFNLEDFKDIYFWEWLHRVIGRFIGLVFLLPFIYFLITKQLTKPTIKKAIILLSLGAFQGFLGWYMVKSGLVDNPDVSHYRLAAHLTTAFITFAYTFWVALDLMFPNKKQVDLKFRNFIRLTLAIVLLQIIYGAFVAGLDAGFIHNHWPMMSEGKFIHETVYTEQNPLLKNFIEGKSGVQFVHRILAFFVVGFIVALYFKSKKMELTNYQSKSVYILLVMVGLQFVLGVLTILLQVPVWLGVAHQVGAFFLLSATTFTLHRFTK